GGAAAAGCGTGGTTTGCTGTCTATCCCACTCTTGAAAAAAACACCATCTATTTTGAAATAGAAGCTTACCTGCCCATGTGGAATGACGGACTGCCGCTGGAATCTGACGGCGCATATTATTACTTTACACACAATGGCGGCGATACGATTACCGGCAATGCGGCGGTGCAATGTTATCAATGTTCTCCTTATGCGACAATTCGGTTGACTCGAATTGGTTCAGAGCGCGGGCTGATCGAACAGATTGTCTCCACGCCGACGCCATAAACGACTGCTGTCCTTGAATTCCAACACTCCTCTTACGCCGCGTTGACAGTTCGCCGACGCGGCGTTTGTTATAATGCCCCTAGTCAGTAAAGACCCCAAAGGTCTCGAGGACCTTTGGGGTCTTTTTTCAGAAAGAGGAAATTCTTATGATGCGATTTGACCGATTTACAGAGAGAGCGCAGGAAGCTGCCCAGCGCGCGGCGGAGATCATCCAGCGCTATGGTCACAACCAAATCGATACCGAACACATCCTCCTTGCATTGATCGAACAGCCCGGAGGGGTGATTCCACAAATTTTGGAAAAAATGAGCGTCAGCGCCCAGGCGTTGACCGAACGACTCGATGCCACCCTGCGCGCCAGCCCGAAGGCGAATATTTTCGGCGGCGGCGCAGGGCAGATCTTCATCACGCCGCGCGTCAAACGGATCATCGACCTTGCCAACGAAGAAGCCAACCGCTTGAAGGATGAATACATTTCCACCGAGCATATCTTTTTGGCGATTCTTACCGAGCGCAATACACCCGCGGCGCGCATTTTGGAATCCGCTGGTTTGACGCGCGACCGTGTGTATGACGCGATTCAGGATCTGCGCGGCGGTCAACGCGTGACCGATCCGCAGGCGGAAACGAAGTATCGCACGCTCGAAAAATATTCGCGCGACTTAACGCAACTCGCGCGCGAAGGCAAACTCGACCCGGTCATTGGGCGCGATAACGAGATCTTGCGCTTGATCCAGATATTGTCCCGCCGCACGAAGAACAACCCGGTCCTCATCGGCGAAGCGGGCGTTGGTAAAACAGCCATCGCTGAAGGATTGGCGCAAAAGATCGCCAGCAACGATGTGCCGGAGATCCTCTCAGGCAAGAGGGTGGTCGCGCTCGACCTGGGTGCGATGATCGCCGGGTCCAGATTCAGAGGCGAGTTCGAGGAGAGACTCAAAGCCGTGATGGAGGAAGTCCAACGCGCGAAGGGCGACATCATATTGATGATCGACGAATTGCACACGGTCGTCGGCGCGGGAGCCGCGCAGGGCGCGATGGATGCGTCCAATATGCTCAAACCCGCGCTTGCCCGCGGAGAACTTCAATGCATCGGCGCGACGACTTTGGACGAGTATCACAAACACATTGAAAAGGATGCCGCGCTCGAGCGCCGCTTCGCGCCCATTTATGTGGATGAGCCGAGCGTTGACGATACCATCAAAATGCTGCTTGGCTTGCGGGACCGTTACGAAGCGCATCACAAAGTGCGCTTCTCGGATGAGGCATTATCTGCCGCCGCCCATTTGGCGGATCGCTACGTCACAGACCGCCACCTCCCCGATAAAGCCATCGACCTGATGGACGAAGCCGCCGCGAAACTGCGCGTGGCTTTGTATTCCATGCCGCCCGATCTCAAGGCGATGAAAACCGAGATCGAAAAACTGCAAGCCGAAGAGGAACAAGCCGGTTTGAACCGCGATTACGAACGCGCCGCGCAAAAGAAAGCCGAGCGTCTGCGGCTCGAACAGGAATATCACGAAAAACGAGACCAGTGGGAAGCCGAGCATCATCTCGATGAAGTAGTGGATGTGAACGATATTGCCGCGGTCGTGCATCAGTGGACGGGCATTCCCGTGACGCAAATGCTCGAGACGGAATCGGAAAAACTCCTGCACATGGAGGCGCGTTTGCACGAGCGCATCATCGGCCAGGAAGAAGCCATCCACGCCATTTCCGATGCGATCCGCCGCGCGCGTTCCGGTCTGAAGGACCCGGCGCGTCCCATTGGCTCGTTCATCTTCATCGGTCCCTCCGGCGTGGGCAAGACCGAATTGGCAAAGGCGCTTGCCTGGTTCATGTTCGACGATGAAGATGCAATGGTGCGCATCGATATGTCCGAGTATCGCGAACAGCATACGGTGAGTCGACTCTTTGGCGCGCCTCCGGGATACGTCGGCTACGAGGAAGGCGGTCAACTGACGGAAGCTGTCCGCCGCAGGCCGTACCGCGTGCTGCTCTTCGACGAGATAGAGAAGGCTCACCCGGAAGTTTGGAATGCCCTGCTGCAAATCCTTGACGATGGGCGCATGACCGACGGCCAGGGCAACGTGGTGGACTTCCGCAACACGGTTCTCATCATGACCTCTAACCTGGGCACCGAGTATGTGAGAAGAGGCGGCACCCTAGGCTTCCTTCCGCAAAAATCGGACGACGCAGAACGCGACGCCCACGACAAGATCGACAAGGCGCTCAAAGCCGCGTTCCGTCCCGAGTTCCTCAACCGTATCGATGAGATCATCATGTTCTCGCCGCTCTCGCTCGAGCAAATGGAACAGATCGTCATCCTGCAAATGAAGGAAGTGCAGGATCGGCTCAACGAACACAACATCACCGTGCAGTTGACTGATGCCGCGCGCTCGTGGCTTGCAAAGGAAGGTTATGATCCCGCCTTTGGTGCGCGTCCTTTGCGCAGGGCGATCCAGAAGCACGTCGAGAGTCCGCTCTCGGTGGAATTGCTCAGCGGCAAGTTCAAGGACGGCGCTGAAGTGGTCGTGGATGTGGATTCGAAACAGAACAAAATCATCTTCAGTTCCACGACCGGCGTCAAAAAGAAGAAATCCAAACAGGAAGTGGAAGCATAGGCAAAGGTGCCCCGGTGGAAACTGGGGCACCTTTTTTACATGAATTTCCTCATCCATTTTTCAGCGGGCTGGGGTACCATCGGGCATTCTCTCGTAAAAGGAACCTTCATGAACAATTCGGAAAATAATTCCTCAAGCTCGACGATCGGCATCTTTGTGGGAGTCGTCCTCTTATTGGGTTGTTTCTGCCTGCTACTTTTGGGAGTTGGCGGATATGCGTTTTACACCCTGAGCGGCTTCACCCCTTCGCAGGATTCTCCCGTATTTGCCGATCCATTCAATCCGGATGTGCCGCAGGATGAAGGAGAGATTATCCGGCCGCCGGTCGAGTCAATCTCCAATGAAACGCTGGAAACACTGGAGAGCACCATTGTCCCTGAGAATGATCCGCGCGTGCTGGCATGCCGGTTGGATGGCAAATGCAACGTACCCGAAGTGATTGCTGAATCCGCCGTGCCGCGCGCATTGGGCGACAAGAAGAATTTCTGGGTTCACGATCTGGATTCGAATGAAAACAATGAAGTACAAGCCACTCTGCGCTATATCACCCCGCATGTATATTTTTGGGTGCAGGACGGCGTGGATGTGGACGAGGATGAAGTCAAGGCATTGGTGGAAGCGTTCGAAAACGAGATCTACCCGACAAACCGCGAGTTCTTCGGCAGTGAATGGTCACCGGGCATTGACGGCGATGAGCACATTTACATTTTATATTCGCGCGGATTGGGCTTCTCGGTTGCGGGATATTTTTCCACTTCGGATTCCACGCACCCATTGATACAGGAATATTCGAACGCGCATGAGATGTTCCTCTTCAATGCCGATAACACCCCGCTGGGCGGTGATTATGCCTACGCGGTGCTGGCGCATGAGTTCCAACACATGATCCACTGGAACAACGACCTGAACGAAACTTCCTGGCTCAACGAAGGCTCTTCGGAACTGGCGGTCCTGCTCAACGGTTATGACACCGGCGGCTTCGATATGCTTTACATTGCCGACCCCGACCTGCAATTGAACGACTGGCCCAACGACCAGGACGCCACGTCGCCGCATTACGGGGCGGGTTTCCTGTTCATGACCTATTTCCTCGACCGCTTCGGCGAAGAGGCAACTCAACTGCTTGTCAAAGACCCCGCCAACGGGTTGGACAGCGTGGAGGATGTCCTTGAAGAGGTCGGCGCAACCGATCCTTTGACGGGTCAGCCCATCACCGCCGATGATTTTTTCATGGATTGGGTTGTAACCAACTTCGTGCTTGATCCTTCCATCGGTGATGGACGTTACATCTACACCAATTATCCCGACGCGCTGCGCGCCTCGGCGACCGAGACGATATTCAACTGCCCACAGGAGCCCTTCACCCGTACCGTTCACCAATATGGCGCGGATTACATTGCCTTCGAATGCGCCGGGAATTTTACGATCCACTTCACCGGCTCCACCGTGACCGGGTTATTGCCCGCTGACCCCTATTCGGGGGACTACGCCTTTTGGTCGAACAAGGGCGATGAATCGGACATGACCCTGACTCGCGAGTTCGATTTCACGGATGCGAGCAGACCCATCGAGTTGTCCTTCCGCACCTGGTACGACATCGAGACCGATTGGGATTATGTCTACGTGGAAGTTTCTGAAAACGGCGAGACCTGGGAAATCCTCACCACACCCTCCGGCACGGGCACCGACCCGAGCGGAAATTCCTACGGCTGGGGATATACTGGCGTGTCGGGCGATTGGATCGAGGAAACGGTCGATCTTTCGGATTATGCAGGCAAAAAGGTTTTGATCCGATTCGAATATGTCACCGATGCGGCGGTCAATGGAGAAGGTTTCATGGTGGATGATGTCCGGGTGGAGGCGGCAGGCTACAGTTCCGATTTCGAGGCGGACGACGGCGGCTGGGCCGCTGAAGGCTTTGTGCGAATTCAAAACGTCCTGCCCCAGACCTTCAGATTGGCGTTGATCCATTCGGGCGACTCCAGCGTGACGATGATTCCCGTGAATCCCGACCAGACGGCGGAGATCCCGGTCTCGCTGAATTCTGGCGAGACGGCCTATCTGGTCGTTTCCGGCACGACCCGGTTCACACGCGAACTTGCCAATTACCAGATAGAAATACGATAAGGATGCAACAGGTCGGACCTACAATCCGACCTGTTTTTTTTATCAATTATTCTTGCAAAATTGCAATTTTCCCCTCAAACAACCTGCCGTATAATTTTACAACTCATTCATGGAAAAATCCGAAAAACCAGCAGGAAAACGCAAGACCATCGCCGTGTTGAGCGCGCAATTGAACCGCGCCTGGGGGAATGAATTCATGGCGGGAGTGCTGGACTCTGCGCGGGCGGGGGATGTCAACGTGGTCAGCTTTGTGGGTGGGAAACCCGCCGCACTGGATAATGGGAGTTCCTTTGGTTTATATGACCTGATCAAATCCGGTAAATTCGACGGCGTCCTGCTCTCGGCGGACCTTGCGCACGGTCTTCCCAAAAAAGAAATCGAAGATTTTATCGGTTACCTATCACCGACGCCGATCGCATCCTTTGCTGTTCCGGGAAAAGGCATCCCTTCGGTGATGGCGGATAACGAGGGCGGGATGCGCTCCATCGTCCGCCATTTGATCGAAACACACCGCTACGAGCGGATTGCCTTCGTGCGCGGACCCGCAGGACAAGTGGAAGCTGAAGCGCGTTACAACGCTTTCCTCGACGAACTTAAAGACCGCAAGATCCGTTTCGACAAACATTTGGTTCTCGAAGGGGATTATTCAGCGGAAAGCGGACGGGCAGCCGTGCGGACGCTGCTGGACGAGCGCGGCATGTCGGTGCGAGCCATTGTCGCCGCCAATGACCGCATGGCGTTCGGCGTGCTGGAAGCGCTGCAGGACCGCGGCATACACGTGCCGGACCAGATCGCCGTGACCGGTTTCGACGATGTGAGCGAGTCTCAATCCATGGGGGTTCCGTTGACGACAGTCAGGCAATCCTTTTACGATGCGGGCGCATTGGCATTTGACTCTTTGGTCAAACGCATCAACGGCGTGGAAGCGGGTGAAATCCAATCACTTCCTTCAGAATTGGTGGTGCGCTGGTCCTGCGGGTGCCTTCCTGAAAGCATCCAGCGCGCGGTAGTCCTTCCGCGCGAAGTGGCTCACACGGGCAGGCTTGAAAACAAACGCGTTGCGGCGATCAAAGCCCTGTTGGGCTCTGTCGGTGTAAAAGAGGGGGACCCGGCGCGGGAAGAGTATATCGATGCGGTAGGCCGCACCTGGGACACTTTCCTGACCGGGCTGCGCGAACTGGGAAAAAGCGAGGAATTTCTAAAATCTGTGCAGAAGTTGATGGGACTCCTCGAAAAACACGGTTACGACCTGAACACATGGCAGAATGTGCTTACCACGTTCCGCCGTTATGCCTTGGGAGGCCTTTCGAGCAACACCACCATGCTCAACGCCGAAAACCTTTTTCAACAGGCGCGCATGCTGGCAGGTGAATTATCGCAAAGGACGCAGGCATACCGCAGGCTCCTGCTCGTCAAGCAGGAGGAGCTGCTCAATAATTTCAGTTTTTCGATGGCATCCGCTGTGACCTTCGACGCCATCGGCGAAGCGATCGCTTCGCATTTTCCTCTCCTGGGGATCGGGTCCTGGTATGTGATGTATTACGACGATGCCGATTCACCGGGATCCATATCGTCTCCGCCGCCGCAATACTACCGGCTCTTGATGCAATATGATGAAAAAAGATTCGCCATGCCGGGCGAACGCACGCGGCTGGTTACGGGTCAACTGACACCCCGCGGGAAGACGCCGACCGACCGTCGGTACGATGCCGTGGTCATGCCGCTTTCACTGGCAGGCAACCGGTTCGGCTTTATGTGGGCGGAGATGGGGCAGGACGATTGGGATGTGTATGTACGCGTGCGAAACCTGCTTTCGAGCGCGTTGCTGCGTGTGATGCTTGTCACCCAGCGGGAAAAGGCTCAACGCGAAGTGGAACGCCTGCTGGGCGAGGCACGCGAACGCGCCGAGGAACTCAGAGGCGCGAAGGATATGGCTGAAAAAGCCGCCAGCGAAAATGCCCTATTGTTTGCCTCCGAACAGGAACGGCGCCGCGGAGCCGAGGCGTTGGCTCGTTCCCTGCGCCAATTATCCTCATTGAAAACCATCGAGCAGCTCCCCGAACAAATCCT
This portion of the Anaerolineales bacterium genome encodes:
- a CDS encoding AAA family ATPase gives rise to the protein MRFDRFTERAQEAAQRAAEIIQRYGHNQIDTEHILLALIEQPGGVIPQILEKMSVSAQALTERLDATLRASPKANIFGGGAGQIFITPRVKRIIDLANEEANRLKDEYISTEHIFLAILTERNTPAARILESAGLTRDRVYDAIQDLRGGQRVTDPQAETKYRTLEKYSRDLTQLAREGKLDPVIGRDNEILRLIQILSRRTKNNPVLIGEAGVGKTAIAEGLAQKIASNDVPEILSGKRVVALDLGAMIAGSRFRGEFEERLKAVMEEVQRAKGDIILMIDELHTVVGAGAAQGAMDASNMLKPALARGELQCIGATTLDEYHKHIEKDAALERRFAPIYVDEPSVDDTIKMLLGLRDRYEAHHKVRFSDEALSAAAHLADRYVTDRHLPDKAIDLMDEAAAKLRVALYSMPPDLKAMKTEIEKLQAEEEQAGLNRDYERAAQKKAERLRLEQEYHEKRDQWEAEHHLDEVVDVNDIAAVVHQWTGIPVTQMLETESEKLLHMEARLHERIIGQEEAIHAISDAIRRARSGLKDPARPIGSFIFIGPSGVGKTELAKALAWFMFDDEDAMVRIDMSEYREQHTVSRLFGAPPGYVGYEEGGQLTEAVRRRPYRVLLFDEIEKAHPEVWNALLQILDDGRMTDGQGNVVDFRNTVLIMTSNLGTEYVRRGGTLGFLPQKSDDAERDAHDKIDKALKAAFRPEFLNRIDEIIMFSPLSLEQMEQIVILQMKEVQDRLNEHNITVQLTDAARSWLAKEGYDPAFGARPLRRAIQKHVESPLSVELLSGKFKDGAEVVVDVDSKQNKIIFSSTTGVKKKKSKQEVEA
- a CDS encoding immune inhibitor A, producing the protein MNNSENNSSSSTIGIFVGVVLLLGCFCLLLLGVGGYAFYTLSGFTPSQDSPVFADPFNPDVPQDEGEIIRPPVESISNETLETLESTIVPENDPRVLACRLDGKCNVPEVIAESAVPRALGDKKNFWVHDLDSNENNEVQATLRYITPHVYFWVQDGVDVDEDEVKALVEAFENEIYPTNREFFGSEWSPGIDGDEHIYILYSRGLGFSVAGYFSTSDSTHPLIQEYSNAHEMFLFNADNTPLGGDYAYAVLAHEFQHMIHWNNDLNETSWLNEGSSELAVLLNGYDTGGFDMLYIADPDLQLNDWPNDQDATSPHYGAGFLFMTYFLDRFGEEATQLLVKDPANGLDSVEDVLEEVGATDPLTGQPITADDFFMDWVVTNFVLDPSIGDGRYIYTNYPDALRASATETIFNCPQEPFTRTVHQYGADYIAFECAGNFTIHFTGSTVTGLLPADPYSGDYAFWSNKGDESDMTLTREFDFTDASRPIELSFRTWYDIETDWDYVYVEVSENGETWEILTTPSGTGTDPSGNSYGWGYTGVSGDWIEETVDLSDYAGKKVLIRFEYVTDAAVNGEGFMVDDVRVEAAGYSSDFEADDGGWAAEGFVRIQNVLPQTFRLALIHSGDSSVTMIPVNPDQTAEIPVSLNSGETAYLVVSGTTRFTRELANYQIEIR
- a CDS encoding substrate-binding domain-containing protein, with the translated sequence MEKSEKPAGKRKTIAVLSAQLNRAWGNEFMAGVLDSARAGDVNVVSFVGGKPAALDNGSSFGLYDLIKSGKFDGVLLSADLAHGLPKKEIEDFIGYLSPTPIASFAVPGKGIPSVMADNEGGMRSIVRHLIETHRYERIAFVRGPAGQVEAEARYNAFLDELKDRKIRFDKHLVLEGDYSAESGRAAVRTLLDERGMSVRAIVAANDRMAFGVLEALQDRGIHVPDQIAVTGFDDVSESQSMGVPLTTVRQSFYDAGALAFDSLVKRINGVEAGEIQSLPSELVVRWSCGCLPESIQRAVVLPREVAHTGRLENKRVAAIKALLGSVGVKEGDPAREEYIDAVGRTWDTFLTGLRELGKSEEFLKSVQKLMGLLEKHGYDLNTWQNVLTTFRRYALGGLSSNTTMLNAENLFQQARMLAGELSQRTQAYRRLLLVKQEELLNNFSFSMASAVTFDAIGEAIASHFPLLGIGSWYVMYYDDADSPGSISSPPPQYYRLLMQYDEKRFAMPGERTRLVTGQLTPRGKTPTDRRYDAVVMPLSLAGNRFGFMWAEMGQDDWDVYVRVRNLLSSALLRVMLVTQREKAQREVERLLGEARERAEELRGAKDMAEKAASENALLFASEQERRRGAEALARSLRQLSSLKTIEQLPEQILDQLSQVIPHDRGVFYLEDVNNEPRIEAHRGMPAGTDMSGFRLGLKGSNLYTAVSRMGETLLINDIDTAEDWTQPEWLPRDKSWMGIPLYSKDNVVGLLLMSRAQGSFSQDDGLLADTFAHQATIAIENARLYREVTGINQVMERMVAERVEELNKAYQKLEKHDQNKSAFIQVAAHELRTPLTVVKGFIGMLLNDETIQTNPTLSEAIQGVQRGTNRLHQIVNSMLDMVRLESQVITPHFESVSLGLILRLVHKDYVKDLAARNLTLNLDESINTIPPLLADSELLKKALDQVIVNAIKFTPDGGSITVSAWVVEDTNRGKMAEVAIKDTGIGIDPEHHKVIFEKLYQMGEVQLHSSSRTNFKGGGAGLGLAIAAGIVRALQGTIWVESPRRDEEKYPGSTFFIRLPLKKE